From Halanaerobium saccharolyticum subsp. saccharolyticum DSM 6643:
ATCAATAACTGCCTCTGTACTTTTGTAATTAAACTGCTGCTTTGAATTTGCCATAATAATTCTAAAAATATCAGCGGTTAAAAATCGAATTACTAAGCTGGCGTTTTTAAAGTTAAATCTGATTTGATTATCCTCAATTTTGTAATTTAAAATTCCACTTAATTTATGATAATCTATACTGTCATCTCTGCTGCTTTTACCCTGTAATAAAGTTTCACTATTATCCATAAAAATCTCCTCCTCAAGTTTTAAGTATCTATAAAACTTTTTGAACAAAAAATTGCCTCCATCTAAAAATTTATTTTATATTTAATATATATTCACATCTTAATACACTATTTTTAGATTTTCAAGTTTTTGGAATGGCTTATATTTTTGTAATATTTACTTTTAATCTGATATAATCATAGTTAATAGTCGAATAAGGAGGAAAACGTTTTGAATAATAATATAAAGAGAGTTTTACAAGATAGTGAAAAAATTATATTGTTCAAAAAGATTAAAGAAGATAAATTAATTTCAAAGTTAAAAAAATATTATTTTGAAAATGAAAATTCTAGCTTAAATTTGAGTGGAATCATTTATGAATTAATTGAACTAAGTATTAAAGAAGGTTTAAGCGGTGATCTCTGGCATAATTATCTTAAAATTAAGCTGGCTGCAGCTGAAAATATTTTTGCTTTAAATGCTGAAAGGAATTTAATGAATAAAAAAAGTAGTCTTTATCAAATTGCATTAAATGATGTTAAAATTATTAATATGTTATTTTCTTACTCTTTTCAAGATATTATCCAACCTTTAAACCACAATGGCATCAAAAATTTAAGAGAGTTTAAACTTACTGAATCAGAATTAAATACTTATAATTCAAAAAAATATTCTAAGTTATTTAAAAATAGAACTGCTCAAGCTAATTTAGATAATCTAATTAAATTTTATCAAAATCATGGCGCTGGTATTTTAAATCAAAGCCGGGCGTTTTATTGGCAGCAGAATAATTTAAAAACAGTTAATAATCCAGATTCAATTAGCTTTAACCAATTAATCTCCTATCAAAAAGAAAAAAATAGACTAATAGAAAATACTGAAAGTTTTTTAGATGGTTATCAGGCACATAATGTACTTTTATATGGAGATAGTGGAACTGGTAAATCATCTTCAGTTAAAGCACTTTTAAATAAATATTATAAAGAAGGCTTACGCTTAGTTGAAATTAATAGTTCTCAAATCAAAGAGCTACCAGCTATTTTAGATTATTTAAATAGACGTGGACTTTATTTTATTATTTTTATGGATGATCTTTCTTTTGAAGAATTTGAAACTGAATATAAATACTTAAAAGCAGTTATGGAAGGTGGAGTAGAATCAAAACCTGCAAATGTTCTTTTCTATGCGACTAGTAACCGCCGTCATCTGGTTAGGGAGAAATGGCAGGATAGAGAATCTGAAGTCCATGAAAATGACATATTAAATGAAAAATTGTCACTTTCTGAAAGATTTGGTTTAACTTTAATGTTTAACAATCCATCTCAAACAGAATATTTAAAGATAGTCAAAGAATTAGCAATCAGTGAAGGTTTAGAAATCAAAGAGGCAAAACTTAAATCTAAGGCTTTACAGTGGAGTAAGTGGAATAATGGACGTTCAGGCCGTTCCGCAAGACAGTTTGTTAATCAAATATTAAAAGAAAAACAAATCAAACGAAGAACAAATCAATCGCAAAAATAAATCAAACGAAAAAATAAATCATAAAATATTGTATCCAGCATAATATTTATAGATGAGGTGAAAAACATAAATGCTTTATAATCAGGATCTTTATTATCTAAATTTGGGCAGAAAAGCAACTCTCATTTCAATTATTGGTTTTGTAATAGGAATTATTTTTGCATTTTCACTTTCTCTTTCAAAAATAGCAATTTTATTTACAGCTCTAATATTTTCTTACATAGCTCTTTCATCTTTTTGGGGAGCTCATAATTTAGCTAAATGGTTTAAAAAATATCGTTACAGAATGCCTCAATATTTATGGTATTTTCTAAATATATTTGTATATTTAGCAGGTATTATAATTGGTTTAATTGGATATGGTTTTATCGAACACTTTTTGTTAGTTTTGGCTATTGATCAGCAGAAAGAAAATATCGGTTTAATTTCAGCTCAAATTATTTTAATACCATATTTTGGTTCTAAATATGCAGAAAAAATTAATTATCATTCCTAAGTTGAAATTTTAGACTTTAAATGTACGATTAATTATAGTATGCCTGACATAAATATTTGCCAACAGAAGAAAAGG
This genomic window contains:
- a CDS encoding ATP-binding protein, with amino-acid sequence MNNNIKRVLQDSEKIILFKKIKEDKLISKLKKYYFENENSSLNLSGIIYELIELSIKEGLSGDLWHNYLKIKLAAAENIFALNAERNLMNKKSSLYQIALNDVKIINMLFSYSFQDIIQPLNHNGIKNLREFKLTESELNTYNSKKYSKLFKNRTAQANLDNLIKFYQNHGAGILNQSRAFYWQQNNLKTVNNPDSISFNQLISYQKEKNRLIENTESFLDGYQAHNVLLYGDSGTGKSSSVKALLNKYYKEGLRLVEINSSQIKELPAILDYLNRRGLYFIIFMDDLSFEEFETEYKYLKAVMEGGVESKPANVLFYATSNRRHLVREKWQDRESEVHENDILNEKLSLSERFGLTLMFNNPSQTEYLKIVKELAISEGLEIKEAKLKSKALQWSKWNNGRSGRSARQFVNQILKEKQIKRRTNQSQK